The Brasilonema sennae CENA114 genome includes a region encoding these proteins:
- a CDS encoding RNA-binding S4 domain-containing protein codes for MDTSASTIKLDQFLKFVGIAPTGGQAKLLIQGGDVKVNNTVETRRGRKLVSGDKVTLGGQTFEVDLENL; via the coding sequence ATGGACACAAGCGCCAGCACAATTAAACTCGACCAGTTTTTAAAGTTCGTGGGTATCGCACCAACTGGTGGGCAAGCTAAGCTACTCATTCAAGGAGGCGATGTCAAAGTTAATAATACAGTTGAAACCCGACGAGGACGGAAATTAGTATCAGGCGACAAGGTGACGCTGGGAGGACAAACCTTTGAGGTTGATTTGGAGAATTTATAA
- a CDS encoding aldehyde dehydrogenase family protein encodes MITPLTCRNYIAAEWVNAACVDTLESRNPADSREVVATFPRSAAVDVDNAVAAARKGYRSWRLVPAPARAEYIHKVGELLQKYKEELAQIMSREMGKPLTEARGDVQEGIDCAFYNAGEGRRLFGQTTPSEMPNKFAMTVRTPVGVCALITPWNFPVAIPCWKMMPALVCGNTVILKPAEDTPACATKLIEIFAEAGFPEGVVNLVHGVGQEAGKALVEHPDVDLVSFTGSSETGAFVASTCGRTHKRVCLEMGGKNAQIVMEDADLELALEGAVWGAFGTTGQRCTATSRLILHRDIKEKFTAMLKERTSKLRLGAGIDPNTDIGPIINETQLQRVRKYLDIAREEGAKVLIGGEIATEGELQHGYFFQPTILDQVTPKMRVACEEIFGPVVAVIEVSSFEEAIAILNNTPYGLSSSIYTRDVNRAFAAMRDIEAGITYINGPTIGAEVHLPFGGVKQTGNGHREAGSAVLDVFTEWKTVYVDFSGSLQRAQIDNRS; translated from the coding sequence ATGATCACTCCCCTGACTTGTCGCAATTACATCGCCGCTGAATGGGTGAATGCTGCTTGTGTTGACACCCTAGAAAGTCGTAACCCTGCTGATAGCCGGGAAGTTGTTGCGACTTTCCCGCGTTCTGCAGCAGTTGATGTTGACAATGCAGTCGCAGCAGCCCGCAAGGGATACCGCAGTTGGCGACTTGTCCCCGCGCCAGCAAGAGCAGAATATATCCATAAAGTGGGAGAACTTTTACAAAAATACAAAGAAGAACTCGCCCAAATCATGAGTCGGGAAATGGGTAAACCCCTGACGGAAGCACGGGGAGATGTTCAAGAAGGTATTGATTGCGCTTTTTACAATGCTGGTGAAGGACGACGATTGTTTGGGCAAACAACACCTTCAGAAATGCCCAACAAATTCGCGATGACGGTAAGAACACCCGTTGGAGTTTGCGCCCTGATCACTCCGTGGAATTTCCCAGTCGCTATTCCCTGCTGGAAAATGATGCCAGCTTTGGTATGCGGTAATACTGTTATCCTCAAACCCGCTGAGGATACCCCCGCTTGTGCAACGAAACTTATTGAGATTTTTGCAGAAGCTGGTTTTCCTGAAGGTGTTGTCAATTTGGTGCATGGGGTGGGACAAGAAGCGGGAAAAGCTTTAGTTGAACATCCTGATGTTGACTTGGTATCTTTTACGGGTTCTTCTGAGACGGGTGCTTTTGTCGCCTCGACTTGCGGACGCACTCACAAGCGAGTTTGTTTGGAGATGGGCGGTAAAAATGCTCAAATTGTAATGGAAGATGCAGATTTAGAACTTGCTCTTGAGGGTGCAGTTTGGGGGGCTTTTGGAACAACTGGGCAAAGATGTACTGCTACAAGTCGCCTGATTTTGCACCGCGACATCAAAGAGAAATTTACCGCTATGCTTAAAGAGCGCACTAGTAAGTTACGCTTGGGCGCAGGAATTGATCCCAACACTGATATAGGTCCAATTATTAACGAAACGCAACTTCAACGGGTGCGCAAGTATCTGGATATTGCTCGTGAAGAAGGTGCAAAAGTCTTGATTGGTGGAGAAATCGCAACTGAGGGAGAATTACAACACGGTTACTTTTTTCAACCGACTATTCTTGATCAAGTCACTCCCAAGATGCGAGTCGCTTGTGAAGAGATATTTGGACCTGTGGTGGCGGTGATAGAGGTGAGTTCATTTGAAGAGGCGATCGCCATCCTCAACAACACTCCCTACGGTCTTTCTTCTTCAATCTACACCCGCGATGTCAACCGCGCTTTCGCCGCTATGCGCGATATTGAAGCCGGGATCACTTATATCAATGGTCCTACGATTGGTGCAGAAGTTCATTTGCCCTTTGGTGGTGTCAAACAAACTGGAAACGGACACCGGGAAGCTGGTTCTGCTGTTTTGGATGTGTTTACAGAATGGAAGACTGTGTACGTGGACTTCTCTGGAAGTTTGCAGCGTGCTCAAATAGATAATCGTAGTTAG
- a CDS encoding PEP-CTERM sorting domain-containing protein (PEP-CTERM proteins occur, often in large numbers, in the proteomes of bacteria that also encode an exosortase, a predicted intramembrane cysteine proteinase. The presence of a PEP-CTERM domain at a protein's C-terminus predicts cleavage within the sorting domain, followed by covalent anchoring to some some component of the (usually Gram-negative) cell surface. Many PEP-CTERM proteins exhibit an unusual sequence composition that includes large numbers of potential glycosylation sites. Expression of one such protein has been shown restore the ability of a bacterium to form floc, a type of biofilm.) codes for MNNTFATFAASVVVSGLTAFGLGLSPASAVLLIGNTRGDNVIMYDEQNGNFLGEFVKATSGGLKDPDDLNFGPDGNFYVSSGTTPETSAILRYNGKTGEFIDVFASGNGLIRPYGAAFGPDGYLYVASFLSDEILRFNATTGVFVDKFSQGNGQPGGLNGPNDLLFGPDGSLYVTTQGSVAVDGVPTFPGLPSQVLRFDLATKTSTVFIEQPTPLPDSPQFVSLLGLTLGSKGDLFVSDFANGIRRYDFKTGQLLDVLSTNYTNTPSNNFIGNLTIDPNNILYTVGFDTTNNNFGAILRYDEVTGNPLPAPSQSGSVFVPTNSRLLRPVGITYASITVPEPASTVGLLSLGALYAVLLLKRKCSQVI; via the coding sequence ATGAATAACACATTTGCAACTTTTGCTGCTTCTGTCGTTGTAAGTGGTTTGACTGCGTTTGGTCTTGGTTTGTCTCCTGCTAGTGCAGTTCTTTTGATTGGTAACACTAGAGGTGACAATGTAATCATGTATGATGAGCAGAATGGGAACTTTCTTGGCGAGTTCGTTAAAGCAACAAGTGGCGGTTTAAAAGATCCAGATGACTTGAACTTCGGTCCTGATGGTAACTTCTACGTTAGCAGCGGAACTACCCCTGAAACTTCTGCAATCCTTCGCTACAACGGAAAGACTGGAGAATTTATCGATGTTTTTGCCTCTGGTAACGGTTTGATTCGCCCCTATGGTGCAGCATTCGGTCCCGATGGTTATCTTTACGTCGCGAGTTTTTTAAGTGACGAGATTTTACGTTTCAACGCCACCACAGGAGTGTTTGTTGATAAATTTTCTCAGGGAAATGGTCAACCTGGAGGTTTGAATGGACCAAACGATCTGCTTTTCGGTCCAGATGGAAGCTTATATGTCACGACTCAAGGTAGTGTTGCTGTTGATGGCGTTCCCACTTTTCCCGGTTTACCCAGCCAAGTGCTGCGTTTTGATTTAGCAACCAAAACGTCTACTGTCTTTATTGAACAGCCAACACCACTACCAGACAGCCCTCAATTTGTTAGTCTCCTTGGGTTAACACTTGGTTCCAAAGGTGACCTTTTTGTGAGTGACTTTGCTAACGGAATCAGAAGATATGATTTCAAGACAGGGCAGTTACTGGATGTTTTATCCACCAATTACACAAATACACCAAGTAACAATTTCATTGGTAATTTAACCATCGATCCTAACAATATCCTCTACACAGTTGGGTTTGATACGACAAACAATAACTTTGGCGCAATCCTGCGTTATGACGAAGTGACTGGAAACCCCTTACCCGCCCCAAGTCAGTCTGGTTCCGTCTTCGTACCTACTAACAGTCGGTTGTTGCGTCCCGTTGGTATTACTTACGCCTCCATAACCGTACCCGAACCAGCTTCAACAGTAGGTTTACTGTCTCTCGGGGCTTTATA
- a CDS encoding HEAT repeat domain-containing protein: MSADFQKYLQSVCNAYHYWWSLYTITDVEGSKPVQPKSVASPFDFGLMVQTVQPQQQEKRETPEKTERLPVQEGLRKYSETHVLLVGRPGSGKSTALARLLLEEAENSVIASEAKRNVRQACPKDSAISPTTATPILVELRQYNTSVLELIQNFLLRHDPNLTFDSETLKTWLRQGQFLLLLDGLNELPNEDARRELKTFCQNYPHTPMIFTTRDLGVGGDLGIKKKLEMQPLTEEQMQEFVRAYLPEQGEEMLRRLGGRLREFGQTPLLLWMLCELFKITGNVPPNLGLVFRCFAQSYDGKIKDDVPVSGESRRWWQELLQHLAFAMMQAETPTELRVTIERQEAQAIFTKFLEGKVDYPASRAREWLEDLLKHHLIQIASNQQIEFRHQLLQEYYAAECLLQQLPKISNEKLKRDYLNYLKWTEPLALMLALVDKEAQAVRVVQLALNVDLMLGARLAGEVKEEFQEKTVGLVLGLEVNQRLKIELLGMTRSEQARSPLQQARDNRDYDNVYSLAEALSCIGDDQLMSELLEWEDKHTAEWNQAKFYEDYNNHILCERIASELENIESSDVVVLNLVKLLNDKNLINKKGSDQYLKPRNYQAQAVLGEELFNQTISFLLKALKHEDFRIRYHAALALGNIGSDAEACALFKIVEDENYFVRSGVVEALGRFRSYTVITPLIKALNDEKAFVRSRAAEAVSKFRDDKVINALIQASKDEKFFVRSNVVKALGKMHCKQVLEHLIKALNDENSDVRQSAVIALGELAEVNHSNQLITDALISALNDEESSICSSAIDVMKQIKKNRLIALEQIKKNRLINSVLYEESLVSSNPVQVEEVVESKFIPQMQNLLLVAIYEMKDLILEIQERCKFYNHKIFHSPPVEEEIKTKSETSKSSTYIIQRVGNLNTGDVNIHGNQIGTQHNQLNNKD, from the coding sequence ATGAGCGCAGATTTTCAAAAATACCTGCAATCTGTGTGTAATGCTTACCATTATTGGTGGAGCTTGTACACCATCACGGATGTGGAAGGGTCTAAACCAGTACAGCCTAAAAGTGTAGCGTCGCCTTTTGATTTTGGCTTAATGGTGCAAACGGTACAGCCTCAGCAGCAGGAGAAACGCGAAACACCAGAGAAAACAGAACGCCTCCCAGTGCAGGAAGGATTACGTAAATATTCTGAAACTCATGTGCTACTTGTCGGAAGACCAGGTTCTGGGAAGTCCACAGCTTTAGCACGGCTATTGCTGGAAGAAGCGGAAAATTCTGTCATTGCGAGTGAAGCGAAGCGAAACGTTCGCCAAGCGTGTCCGAAGGACTCAGCAATCTCCCCAACAACTGCAACGCCCATACTAGTAGAACTCCGTCAATACAACACCTCTGTCCTTGAGCTTATTCAAAACTTCCTCTTGCGCCACGATCCCAACTTAACCTTTGACAGCGAAACTTTAAAAACTTGGTTGCGACAGGGGCAATTTTTGCTGCTGCTGGATGGACTCAACGAGTTACCCAATGAAGATGCACGGCGAGAGTTAAAAACCTTTTGCCAGAATTACCCGCACACACCAATGATTTTCACCACGCGGGATTTGGGCGTAGGTGGTGATTTGGGGATTAAGAAAAAGCTGGAAATGCAGCCGTTGACAGAAGAACAGATGCAGGAGTTTGTCCGCGCCTATTTGCCAGAACAAGGTGAGGAAATGCTGCGGCGGTTGGGTGGAAGATTGCGGGAGTTCGGGCAAACGCCGTTGCTGCTATGGATGCTGTGTGAGTTATTTAAAATAACGGGCAATGTTCCACCGAATTTGGGTTTAGTGTTTCGCTGCTTTGCCCAGAGTTATGACGGCAAAATCAAAGATGATGTCCCGGTTTCTGGTGAGTCGCGCCGCTGGTGGCAGGAGTTATTGCAGCATTTGGCGTTTGCGATGATGCAGGCAGAAACGCCTACAGAGTTGCGAGTCACGATTGAGAGGCAAGAAGCGCAAGCAATTTTCACGAAGTTCCTTGAAGGTAAAGTTGATTATCCTGCGAGTCGGGCGAGAGAATGGTTAGAGGATTTGCTCAAGCACCATTTAATCCAGATTGCCAGCAATCAGCAAATAGAGTTTCGTCACCAGCTGCTTCAGGAATATTACGCGGCAGAATGTTTACTCCAGCAGCTTCCCAAAATTAGTAATGAGAAGTTGAAACGGGATTATCTCAATTATTTGAAGTGGACAGAACCTCTAGCACTGATGTTGGCGTTGGTGGACAAAGAAGCGCAGGCGGTGCGGGTGGTGCAGTTAGCGTTGAATGTGGATTTGATGTTAGGTGCGCGGTTAGCGGGGGAGGTGAAGGAGGAGTTTCAGGAGAAGACAGTGGGGTTGGTTTTGGGGTTGGAGGTTAACCAAAGACTTAAGATTGAACTTTTGGGAATGACTCGTTCTGAACAAGCCAGATCGCCATTGCAGCAAGCACGGGATAATCGAGATTATGACAATGTTTATAGTTTAGCTGAAGCTTTATCATGTATCGGTGACGATCAGCTAATGTCTGAGTTGCTGGAATGGGAAGACAAACATACTGCAGAGTGGAATCAAGCTAAATTTTACGAAGATTATAATAATCATATTCTTTGTGAAAGAATAGCTTCTGAGTTAGAAAATATAGAATCATCTGATGTGGTAGTTTTGAATTTAGTGAAATTGCTCAATGATAAAAACTTAATAAACAAGAAAGGATCTGATCAATATTTAAAGCCCCGAAATTACCAAGCACAGGCAGTACTAGGAGAAGAGCTATTTAATCAAACGATTTCGTTCTTGTTAAAAGCATTAAAACATGAAGATTTTAGGATACGTTATCATGCTGCTTTGGCATTAGGAAATATAGGTTCGGATGCAGAAGCTTGTGCTTTATTCAAAATTGTAGAAGATGAAAATTACTTTGTGCGCTCTGGTGTAGTTGAAGCATTAGGAAGATTTCGCAGTTATACGGTAATTACTCCCTTAATTAAAGCACTTAATGATGAAAAAGCTTTTGTACGTTCTAGAGCGGCAGAAGCTGTAAGTAAATTCCGTGATGACAAGGTAATTAATGCGTTAATACAAGCATCAAAGGATGAAAAATTTTTTGTGCGTTCTAATGTAGTCAAAGCATTAGGAAAGATGCATTGTAAGCAGGTATTAGAGCATTTAATTAAAGCTTTGAATGATGAAAATTCAGATGTTCGTCAGAGTGCTGTAATTGCTTTAGGAGAACTTGCTGAAGTAAACCATAGCAATCAGTTAATAACAGATGCTCTGATTTCTGCTTTAAACGATGAAGAATCATCTATTTGTTCAAGTGCTATTGATGTAATGAAACAAATCAAGAAAAATCGCTTAATTGCATTGGAACAAATCAAGAAAAATCGCTTAATCAATTCTGTTTTATATGAAGAATCATTAGTCTCTAGTAACCCTGTACAAGTAGAAGAAGTTGTAGAAAGTAAATTTATACCTCAAATGCAAAATTTACTATTAGTTGCAATATATGAGATGAAAGATCTTATTTTAGAAATTCAAGAGCGTTGCAAGTTTTATAACCATAAAATTTTTCATTCTCCCCCAGTTGAGGAGGAAATAAAAACCAAATCAGAAACTTCTAAATCGTCAACTTACATCATTCAACGTGTAGGCAACCTCAACACAGGAGATGTCAATATCCA